From the genome of Nocardia mangyaensis:
CACCGCCGCCGCGATCGCCCTGCAGACCGCCGCCGACTCGGACGCGGCCAGGGCGATCGGCACGGTGGTCCGGCTGCGCGCCGATCAGCGCCTGCTCGGCAAACCCCACGCGGAGAACGTGGTCGGCGGCTTCACCACCGACTATCCGCTCGCCCTGCGCCTGGACGGCGTCGACATCAGCGACGCGCTGGTCGGCGGTCCGGCCGCCGGGACGGCGCTGGCCCAGATCAAGGAACTGCGCCGCGCGGTGCCCGCCCACGGCGCGGGTTTCGGCCTGCTGCGCTACCTCGACACCGAGGCCGCCGACAGCGTGCGCGCGCTCGATCGCGGCCGCTTCGCCGTGCGCTTCCGCGATCTGCGCCCGGCCAAGGTGCACACCGACGTCGCCGCCGACGATCTGGCACTGGTCCTCACCGTCGACGCCACCGACGACGGCCTGGTCGTGCGCTTCGACTACGCCACCGCCGTGCTCACCGCGGATGCGGTCAAGGGCTTCGCCGAACACTGGATCCGCGCGCTCGGTGGCCTCGCCGAACACGGATTGCGCCCCGGTGCGGGCGGATTCACCCCCTCGGACTTCCCGCTCGTCCGTCTCGGCCAGACCGAATTGACCCGACTGGTCCGCCGCTACCCACTGCTCGGCGATGTGTGGCCGGTGACCCCGCTGCAGTCCGGCATGCTGTTCCACGCGCTGCTCGCGGAGAACTCGGTCGACCCCTACATCACCCAGTTCGTCCTCGACCTCGACCCGGCCGTCGAAGACGAGCGCCTGCACCAGGCCGCCCAGGCGGTGCTCGACCGGCACGACAACCTGCGCGTGGCCTTCGCCACCGACGCCGCGGGTACGCCACTGCAGGTGGTGGTCGACGACCTCGACGTGCCGTGGCAGGTCATCGACGCCGACGACGAGACCTACCAGCGGATCCGAACCGCCGACCTGGCCAAGCACTTCGACATGGCCACCGCCCCGCTGCTGCGCTTCACTCTCGTGCGCACGCCGGGGCGCGCGCACCTGCTGGTCACCAGTCATCACATCCTGATCGACGGCTGGTCGACCCCGCTGCTGCTGCAGGAACTGCTCACCGCCTACGCCGTCGGCGGCCGCAGCAGGCGCCTGCCCAAACCGGCGCCCTACCGTGACTACCTGGCCTGGCTGGTCGAGCAGGATCTCGACGCCGCCCGCCAGGCCTGGCGCACCGCGCTCACCGGCCTGGCCGAGCCCACCCCGCTCGCGCCGGTCGATCAGGGTCGCGAAATCGCCACGGGCACCGGCGAAACCGGCTTCGAGCTCGCCCCGGCCGACACCACCGCGCTGAGCGAGCTCGCCGCGGGCCTCGGCGTCACACTGAACACCGTGGTCCAGGCCGCGTGGGGTCTGCTCATCGCGCGCCTGGTCGACCGCGACGACGTGGTGTTCGGCGCCACCGTCTCCGGCAGGCCCGCCACGCTCGCGGGCGTGGAACGCATGGTCGGGTTGTTCCTCAACGCCATCCCGGTCCGGGTGCGGCTGCGCCCCGGTGACACCGTCGCCGAACTGCTGCGCAGGCTGCAGGACGAGCAGGCCGCACTGCTCGACCACCACTACCTCGGCCTCGGCGAGATCCAGGAGATCGCCGGGATCGACGCGCTGTTCGACTCGCTCGTGGTCTTCGAGTCCTTCCCCGTCGACCGGGCCGGCCTGGCGCAGGCCGCGTCCGGGTCCGCCGCGGTCACCGGGATGGACGCCGCGAACGGCACCCACTACCCGCTGACCGTGCAGGTCGTCGCCGACGGGCAGTTGCGGGTCTCGGTGAAGTACCTGCGCGATGTGTTCGGCGCCGACACCGCCATCGCACTGGCCCAGCGGCTGTCGATGCTGCTGGCCCGGTTCGCCGGCGACCCGCGGGCCCGCCTCGCCGAGATCGATGTCCTGCTGGCCGAGGAGCGCGCAACTCTCGCCGCGGTGAACGCCACCGACGCACCGGAGCTGCTCGACGAGGCGACGCTGTTGTCGCTGTTCGACGCGCAGGTGGCCCGCACCCCGAACGCGACCGCCCTCGTCGACGGCGAAACCGCCTACACCTACACCGAGTTCGATGATCGCCAGCGCGCGCTCGCCACCGCCCTGCGCGCGCACGGCGCGGGCCCGAACACGCTCGTCGCCATTGCGATGCGGCGCGGCATCGACCTGGTGACCGCGATCTACGCGGTCCTGCGCACCGGCGCCGCCTACGTGCCGGTGGACCCGGATCACCCGGCCGAGCGCACCGAACGCGTGCTCACCGCCGCCGCGCCCGTCTGCGTGCTGACCACCAGCACGACCGGCTTCGGCACCGCCGCGGGCGCACCGGTGGTCGAGATCGACACGCTGGCCACCGGGTCGTCCACCGAGTTCGCCGCGCCGCGACCGGACGAACTCGCCTACGTCATCCACACCTCCGGCTCCACCGGCATCCCCAAGGGCGTGATGCTCACCCACCGGCAGCTGGTCAACCAGTTCCGCTGGGCGCAGCGCACCTACCCGCACGGGCCCGGCGACGTGGTGTTGCACAAGACCCCGGTCACCTTCGACATCGCCACCTGGGAACTGCTGTGGCCCTTGCAGACCGGCGCGACCGTGGTGATCGCCGAACCCGACGGCCACCGCGACCCGGCCTATCTGGCTCGGGTGATCGCCGAACGTGCCGTCACCACGGTGCACTTCGTGCCGTCGATGCTCGACGCGTTCCTCGCCGAATCCGGTGGTGCCGAATTCCCTTCGCTGCGAAGAGTGTTCGCCGCCGGTGAAGCGCTGTCGTCGTCGACCGCGCGGCGCTCCGGTCAGGTGCTGGCCGGGGTGGAGCTGATCAACTGGTACGGGCCCGCCGAGGCCACCGTCGTCACCGCTGCGCCCGCTGAACCGGCTGCCGCCGTGAGCATTCCGATCGGCGCACCCGTCGCCAACACCCGGGTGCACGTGCTCGATCGTCAGCTGCGTCCCGTGCCGCCCGGCACGGCGGGCGAGCTGTACCTCGAAGGCGTGCAGCTGGCCCGCGGCTATCTGGGCGCACCGGCGCTCACGGCCGAGCGGTTCGTCGCCCATTCCGGTGGCGGGCGGCTCTACCGCACCGGTGACGTGGTTCGCTGGACCGCCGACAAGAGCCTGGAATACCTGGGGCGCAGCGACTTCCAGGTGAAGTTGCGCGGGCAGCGAATCGAACTCGGCGAGATCGAGGCGGTGCTGCGCGAGCATCCCGCGGTCCGCCACGCCGCCGTCGCGCTCGTGCACGGGTCGACCGGTGACCGGCTGGTCGGCTACGTGGTGCCGGCCGAAGCGGCCGGGCCCGCAGGGCACGCGACCGGTACCGGTCCGAACCCGGAGACGGCCCCCACGCACCGGACGGGATACTCGATCGCCGTCGGCGTCACCGCCGTGGACGAGACCGCGCTGCTCGCCCACGTCCGCGCGGCGCTGCCCTCCTCCATGGTCCCCTCGACCCTGGTGACCTTGCCTGCCCTGCCGCTCAACGCCAGCGGCAAGCTCGACCGCAAGGCACTGCCGGTCCCCGCCGTCACCTCCCGCCCCTACCGGCCGCCGACGACCCCGCTGCAACGCGCGGTCGCCGAGGTCTACGCCGACGTGCTCGGCGCGGGCAAGGTCGGCCTGGACGACGACTTCTTCGAACTCGGCGGCAACTCGCTGGTGGCCACCAAGGCGATCAGCAGGCTGCGCACCAGGATCGGCGCCGAGGTACGGGTGCAGTGGTTCTTCACCGACGCCACCGTCGAGGCACTGGCCGCCCGGATCGACGCCACCCAGTCCGGCACCGGCGACTACGACCTCGAATCCGACGACGCCCTCGGCGTGCTGCTGACCATCCGCAACCGGGTGCCACACGGCACCGAGGCCGGGGGCCCGCTGTTCTGCATCCACCCGATGTACGGCCTGTCCTGGTGCTACGCCGGACTGGCCCAGTACCTCCCCGCGCGACGGCCGATCTTCGGCCTGCAGTCACCCGCGCTGAGCGAAGCGGGTTACCTGCCCGGCACCCTCGCCGAGATGGCGCGCCGCTACGCCGCCGAGATCAGGGCCGAGCAGCCGCACGGTCCGTACCGCCTGATGGGCTGGTCGCTGGGCGGTGTGCTCGCCCACGCCGTCGCCACCGAGCTGCAGGCGTCGGGGGAGCGGGTCTCGCTGCTGGCCATGCTCGACTCGCACCCCGATATCGACGTCCCCGATTTCCACACCGCGGTGCGCGACGCGCTCGCCGAACTCGGCGTCGACATCAGCGCCGCGCTGCCCACCGCGGGCGTGCGCGAACTCAGCGAGGACGGGCTGGCCGCCCTGCACGCGATCATCCCGGCCAACATGGCCGTGCTCACTCCCGAACGGGTGCGCCGGATCTATCGCAGCGCCGTGCGCTCGGCCGAACTGATCGCCGAGCACCGGCCCGCGGTGTTCCGGGGCAGGCTCGAGTACTTCAGCGCGCTCGGACACGAGACGGCGGCGCGCAATTGGGCCCCGTATGTCGACGGCGAGATCCGCGATCGCCCGGTCGCGGTGGTGCATGATCAGATGACCTCGCCGCAGGCGCTGGCCGAGATCGGTCCGTGCCTGGCCGAGCTGCTCGACGCGGGTGACCGGGCGACCGGGTCACGATGACAGCGCTGGTGCTGATGAGGCATGATGTGACCGCACTGTTGTAGCGATTACTACTTTTGTACCAACCGCATAACACGTAGGGTCTGGCGTGGTGCAAGACGTGCCCTGGGTGACAGGTCGCGGACCGAGTTGGAATTCGAGACGAAGCGAAGGTGCGAAATTGATGCGTCGGCACACCCGACGTCGTGGCTCCCGTGCCGCGGCGATGATCGCGGCAATGGCAGTGGCCGCCGGATTGATGTCCGGTCTCGGCGTCGCACCGGCCTCGGCTGACCCGATCATCGATTCCGGGAGCCTGCTCGCGAACCCTGTCGCCCCGGACGGCTCCAAGATCGTCAAGGCCGAGGTGAAGGACTCGCGCAGCCTGCGGCTGCACGTGTACTCCGCGGCCATGGACCAGAACATCATCGTCGACGTGCAGCGCCCGGCCGACGCCTCGGTCCCGCGCCCCACCCTGTACCTGCTCAACGGTGCGGGCGGCGGCGAGGATTCGGCGTCCTGGGTCGCCAAGACCGACGCGCTCGAGTTCCTCGGCGACAAGAACGTCAACGTCATCCAGCCGATCGGCGGCGCCTGGAGCTACTACACCGACTGGATCCACGACGATCCGGTCGTCGGCCGCAACAAGTGGAAGACCTTCTTCACCGAGGAGCTGCCCCCGCTGGTCGACGGGGCGCTGGGCACCAACGGTGTGAACGCCATCGCCGGTCTGTCCACCTCGGGTACCACCGTGCTCGCGCTGCCCATCGCCAAGCCCGGCCTGTACAAGGCCGCGGCGGCCTACTCCGGCTGCGCGCAGACCTCCGATCCGATCGGCTCGGAGTTCGTCAAGGTCACGGTCGAGACCTGGGGCGGCGGCGACACCATGAACATGTGGGGCCCGCAGGGCTCGGAGGAGTGGGTCAAGAACGACCCCTATGTCAACGCCGAGGGTCTGCGTGGTCTGGATCTCTACATCTCCAGTGGCAACGGTCTGCCCGGCCCGTACGACACCCTCGACGGCGAGTACGCGCTGCCGGGCGCCTATGGCCTGGCCAACCAGATCGTCATCGGCGGCATCATCGAGGCGGGCACCAACTACTGCACGCACAACCTGGCCAACCGGCTCGAGGAGCTGGGTATCCCGGCCACCTTCAACTTCCGTCCCAACGGCACCCACTCGTGGGGCTACTGGAAGGACGAGCTGAAGCTGTCGTGGCCGACCCTGGCCCGCGGCCTCGGCCTGTAGTTCACCGGCTCGACGAAACCGCCTCGGTCGTGACCGGGGCGGTTTCCTTTGTCGACCTACCTCTCGACGTTTGCGAATTGTGGTTAACTTAGGTTGACTGTTCCGACGCCGTCACCCCGGCGGCGCCCGAATGGTCGAGAACCCTGGTTCGCGGAACGGAAAGTGAGTGCATGGTCGCCGATCGCAGTGAGGCCGAACGCGCCTGCGAGCCGACCACCGCGGCGGCGCGGGTCGTGCGCCGCAGGCCCAAGGACCGCAAGCTGCAGATCATGCGGGCCGCCGCCCGCGCGTTCAGCGCCCGCGGCTACTACCCGGTCGGCGTGGACGAGATCGCCGCCGAGGTCGGCATCTCCGGTCCGGCGCTCTACCGCCACTTCGCCAACAAATACGCTCTGCTCGTCGCCGCCGCCGAAGAGGGCGCGCGCGGCCTGCGCGATGTCGCCCGTGCGGCCGACGATCCGGCGCTACCCCCGGCGGCCAGGCTCGACGCGCTGCTCACCGCCGTCGCCGAACACAACATCGACATTCGCCGTGAAGCGGGTCTGTACCGCTGGGAACGTCGGTATCTCGAACGCGAGGACCGTGTCCGCATCCGCGCGTTCTACCGCGAACTGGAGGCGATGGTCGCCGCGCCGATCGCCGAGCTACGGCCCGAGGCGAGCCCCGATGACGTCACCCTGCTCGCCGTCGGCGCGCTCAGCGCACTGGCCAGCATCGCCGCCCACCGCACCACCCTCGCCCACACCAGAATGCTCGCCCTGCAGCGAGCGATGGCCTGGGCGATCGTGCGCGCCGAGCTGCCGCCGACACCGGCCGAGGCCGAACCGAGCAGGCAGAACCGCGGTCTACCGGTCACCTCCAAACGTGAACAGCTGCTCACCGAGGCGATCCGCATCTTCGGCCGCAACGGCTACCACGAATCCGGCATCGAGGAGATCGGTGCCGCCGTCGGCATCAACGCCTCCAGCGTCTACCGGCACTTCGACAGCAAGGCCGACCTGCTCGCCGCGGCCTTCCACCGCACCGGCGACCGGCTGGCCGTGGCCATCGGCGAGGCGCTGGCCGAGGCCGACAACCGCGCCGACGCCGCCCGCCGCATCGCCGACCGCTACGCCCGCCTCACCTTCGCGACGCCGGAGATCATGCCGGTCTACTACGCGGAGTTCAGCAATCTGCCGCAGGCCGAACAGCATCGCCTGCGGGCCATCCAGCGCCAGAACATCCTCGAGTGGGCCAACCTGCTCGACGGTGATCCGGTCGAGGCCCGCTTCCGCGTGCACGCCGCGATCGGTCAGATCATCGACGTCGGCAGGCTGCTGCGCTTCGACTCCCGGCCCGCACAGCTGGACCGGCTGGCCGCCCTGACCGGCGCCGTGCTGCTCGGCGCCGGGTCGCCGGAGGACTGAGGACTCAGCCTCGGCCGTGGCGCAGGCGAAAGAACGCTTTCGCCGTGTGCACGTGGCGCGGGTGCCGGTCGAAAGTCGACAGCCGCACCGGCGCGCGATAGCGCCTGCGGGCGATCGACATGGTCCGGCTGAACTCGTACAGACCCTGCTGACCGTGGCTGTGGCCCTGCCCGTACTCGCCGATCCCGCCGAACGGCAGCGCGGGGATGCCGGTGAAGGCGGTCGAGGAATTCACCGTCACCACCCCGACCCGCAGCTGTTCGGCGATGAACTCGGCGCTGGCGATATCGCGGGTGAACACCGTGACCGCGATCCCGTTGCCCGCCGCGTTCACCCTGGCCACCGCGTCGGCCAGGTCCGCGACCCGGTTCACCACCAGGACCGGGCCGATGCCCTCGCCGGTGATGGCGATGCTCTCCTCGGGCACCTCGGCCAGCACGATCGGCTCGACGTAGGGGTCACGGAACGAATCGAGGCCGCCGAGCACCGCGTGCCCGCCGCGCGCGATCGCGTCGCGCACCTGACGGCGCACCACGTCGACCTGGGCGGCGTTGATCATCGGACCGTAGGCGGCGCGATTGTCGGCGCCCGGACGCAGTGTGGCGGCCCGCTCGGCCACCCTGGCCAGGAAGTCGTCGAACACCGAATCGGCGACATAACAGCGCTGGATCCCCGAGGAGTTCTGGCCCGCGTTGGCCATCGCCCCGTAGACCGCGGCCTCGGCCGCCGCGTCGAGGACGGCGTCGACGTGCACGATCATGCTGCCCTTGCCGCTGTTCTCCACCACCACGGGCGTGAGCGTCTGCGCGCACAGCGCGATCACTTCGCGCCCGCCCGCCTCGGGACCGGCGTAGGCGATCTTGTCGACCTCGGCCCGGCACAGTGCGTTCGCGGTGCGCGAGTCGCCGGTGACCGCCTGCAGAACCGGCTGATCCGGCGCCACCTCGGCCCAGCTGGCCGCCAGCCAGGTGCCGACTCCGGTGGTGAGTTCGTGCGGGGTGAACACCACCGTGTTCCCGGCCGCCATCGCGTAGGCGATCGACCCCATCGGGGTGAACACGGGGTTGTTCCACGCGCCGAGCACCCCGATCACGCCGAGCGGCAGATAACCGAGGGAGGCGTGCTGATTGCGGGTGAACCAGCCGCTGGCCAGCCGCTTGCGGCCGAGGGCGCGCTCGGCGTTGCGGGCGGCCCAGTCCAGATTCTCCACGGCCAGCATCACTTCGAGGATGGCGTCGGCCTCCGGTTTACCGGTCTCCGAGCGCAGTACCTCCACCAATTCGCCGGTGTTGCGGGCGATCTGGCGACGCCAGTCCAGCAGCAGGCGCTTGCGATCGCCGAATCCCAGCTCGCCCCACCAGTTCTGGGTCGCGCGGGCGGTGCGCACAGCGCGGGTGACCTCGGCCGGTCCGTGCACCGGATAGTGCGCGAGCTGTTCGCCGGTGCGCGGGTCGAACGACGTCAGCACGTCGGATCGGCCGGTGGGCGCGGCGGCGCCTGTCGATGCGGACTCGGACATCGGTCACCTCTCACAAGATCGAACACACCCGCGAACGGGCCGGTGAGACGAGTGTTTCCCCGATCGTCAGAGTATGGGCGCCCGGGCGAGTCGACAAGGTCATCGCACTGCCCTTGCACTGCCCACGTGAGCAAGACCACAGGGCCGGGCAAACCACCCGGCTCGGTGCAGAGCGGACCGGGAAAACCGGATGACCGGTAACATCGCGCCGAACGGTATGGATCACTTACCGGGAAGATGATTCCGGGCGCGCTCACCTCGCAGGGGCCGGGCGCACCGGCCGATGGTGGAGAGTTGATGCCGAGTTCGATCTCAGTGGATTCGCCCGTGGGTGGCGTCGCGTCGCGCGACGAGCCCGCAGTGCTGGTGTCCGATGTGCACAAGTCCTTCGGCGATGTGCAGGCGTTGCAGGGCATCAGTTTCCGGGCCGAACGGGCCAGTGTGCTCGGCATCCTCGGCCCCAACGGCGCGGGCAAGACCACCACGGTCAAGATCCTGTCGACGCTGCTTCGCCCCGATTCCGGCACCGCGATCGTGGCCGGGCACAACGTCGTCTCCGACGGCGCAGGCGTGCGCCGCGCGATCATGATGACCGGCCAGTACGCCGCGCTCGACGAGAACCTGACCGGCCGGGAGAACCTCGAACTGTTCGGCCGGCTGATGGGTCTGACCAAGTCGGCCGCCCGCAAGCGCGCCGAGGTCCTGCTCGAGGAATTCGACCTGGTCAGTGCTGGCAAACGCGCGGTGCGCAACTATTCCGGTGGCATGCGCCGCCGCGTCGACATCGCCTGCGGGCTGGTCGTGCGGCCCGAGGTGGTCTTCCTCGACGAGCCGACCACCGGCCTCGACCCGCGCAGCCGCCAGGGCGTCTGGGATCTGGTGACCGCCCTGAAGAACCAGGGCATCACCGTGCTGCTGACCACGCAGTACCTCGAAGAGGCCGACGTGCTCAGCGACAACATCATCGTCATCGACAAGGGCACCGTCATCGCCGAGGGCACCGCCGACCAGCTCAAGGCGAAGACCGGCGGCAGCTACTGCGAGATCGTCCCGCTCGACCCGAGCCGGCTGCGCGCGACCGTGCAGGCTCTCGGCGAGCTGGTTCCCGCGGCCGTGGCCGCCGATCTCGGCGGCGCCGACAAACTGTCCATCCCCGCCCCCGACGGCGCCGCCACCCTCGCCGAGGCGCTGCGCAGGCTCGACAACGCGGGCATCGACCTGGCCGACATCGCCCTGCGCCGGCCCTCGCTCGACGACGTGTTCCTGTCCATCACCGGCCATTCGGGCGGGCACCAGTGAGTGTCTCCGCTCCCGCGGCGACGACCCTGTTCGCCGAGCTTCCCGTCGTGCACCCGAGCAGTTTCGCGCAGTGGCGGGCGCTGACCGGGCGCATCGTGCGCACGATGGCCACCAAGGGTGAGCTCTACGTCGCGGTGCTCACCCCGCTGGTCGTCACCGCCGCCTTCTATCTGCCGCTGCGCTACGTGATGCAGTTCCAGGGCATCGACTACGCGCAGTACGTCATGCCGATCATCGTCCTGCAGACGATGGCGATGACGATGATGTCGAACGCGCAACTCGCCGCGTTCGAAGCGCTCACCGGCTTGAGCGCGCGGCTGCAGACCATGCCGATCGGCTCGCTCGTTCCCCTGCTCTCGCGGGTGTCCGCCGGCATCGTGCGGTCGGTGGTGTCGCTGATCGCCACGGTCGGCTACGGCTACCTGATCGGTTTCCGGTTCACCGGTGGCTGGGAGCAGGCCCTGGTGTTCTGCGGGTTCGCCCTGGCCGTCGGCGTGGTGCTGACGCTGGGCGCCGACGCGCTCGGCAGCCTCACCAAGAATCCCGAGGCGCTCAGCCAGGCCCTCACCCTGCCGATTCTGATCTTCGGCATGCTCTCGACCGGGTTCGTCCCCGAGGACGCCTTCCCGACCTGGGCGCGCGCCTTCGCGCGCAACCAGCCGATCTCCCAGTTCGCGCAGACACTCAGTGACATGGCCGTCGGTCACCTGAGCTGGGCCGGTTCCTGGGTGTCGCTGGTGTGGCTCGGCGGGGCCGCGATGTTGTTCCTCCCACTGGCGGTGTGGGCGAGTGTGAGGCGATCATGACAACGACGACAATGGACACCGCGGCGCAGCTGCCGGTGGTGCACACCAAGCCGGAGTCCTCGGTGTCGGTGTGGTTCACCCACAGCCTGCTCCAGTGCAAGCGGCTGCTGATGGTGTGGCTGCGCGACCCCGCGACGACGATCCAGATCATCGCCTACCCCGCGGTCACCCTGCTGATGTTCCGGATCGTGCTCGGCAACTACATCACCGCCTACAGCGGCATGCCCGCCATCTACGGTCAGGCCGCGCTGCTGACCCTGATCGCGGCCATGACCGGCGCGGTGGTGAGCGCGCTCGGCTTCAAACGTGAGAAGGCGACCGGCCTGCTCAGCCGCTTCTACACGATGCCGGTGAACAAGGCCTCGCTGCTGACCGGTCGGCTGCTGGCGGAGATGCTGCGCATCCTGATCACCACGGTGATCGTGCTGCTCGTGGCGGTGCCGCTCGGGTTCCTGTTCATGGAGAACCCGCTCACCAACATCGCCCTGATCTGTGTGCCGGTGCTGTTCGGCATCGGCTTCGCGGTGATGGTGACCGCGCTGGCCACCATCACCGAGGGCGTGATGCTGATCAGTCTCATCGGCATCCTCAACACGCTGTTGATGTTCTTCAACACCGGTTTCGTGCCGATCGCCGCCTACCCGACCTGGTTGCAGGCCATCGTCGAGAATCAGCCGATGAGCTGTGCGATCGAGGCGATGAAGGGGTTGTCCTACGGCGGCCCGGTCGCCGAGCCGCTGCTGAAGACCGTCGCGTGGACGGTCGCGATGATCGCGGTCTTCGCCTATCCGGCGATCCGTGGATACAAGCGGGCCGCCGAGACGGCGTAGTCCGGCGAGCGCTCGAACGCCGTCCCGGTCCTCGCGATCGCCGGCGGCGTTCGCGT
Proteins encoded in this window:
- a CDS encoding alpha/beta hydrolase; the encoded protein is MIAAMAVAAGLMSGLGVAPASADPIIDSGSLLANPVAPDGSKIVKAEVKDSRSLRLHVYSAAMDQNIIVDVQRPADASVPRPTLYLLNGAGGGEDSASWVAKTDALEFLGDKNVNVIQPIGGAWSYYTDWIHDDPVVGRNKWKTFFTEELPPLVDGALGTNGVNAIAGLSTSGTTVLALPIAKPGLYKAAAAYSGCAQTSDPIGSEFVKVTVETWGGGDTMNMWGPQGSEEWVKNDPYVNAEGLRGLDLYISSGNGLPGPYDTLDGEYALPGAYGLANQIVIGGIIEAGTNYCTHNLANRLEELGIPATFNFRPNGTHSWGYWKDELKLSWPTLARGLGL
- a CDS encoding TetR/AcrR family transcriptional regulator, with product MVADRSEAERACEPTTAAARVVRRRPKDRKLQIMRAAARAFSARGYYPVGVDEIAAEVGISGPALYRHFANKYALLVAAAEEGARGLRDVARAADDPALPPAARLDALLTAVAEHNIDIRREAGLYRWERRYLEREDRVRIRAFYRELEAMVAAPIAELRPEASPDDVTLLAVGALSALASIAAHRTTLAHTRMLALQRAMAWAIVRAELPPTPAEAEPSRQNRGLPVTSKREQLLTEAIRIFGRNGYHESGIEEIGAAVGINASSVYRHFDSKADLLAAAFHRTGDRLAVAIGEALAEADNRADAARRIADRYARLTFATPEIMPVYYAEFSNLPQAEQHRLRAIQRQNILEWANLLDGDPVEARFRVHAAIGQIIDVGRLLRFDSRPAQLDRLAALTGAVLLGAGSPED
- a CDS encoding aldehyde dehydrogenase family protein, with product MSESASTGAAAPTGRSDVLTSFDPRTGEQLAHYPVHGPAEVTRAVRTARATQNWWGELGFGDRKRLLLDWRRQIARNTGELVEVLRSETGKPEADAILEVMLAVENLDWAARNAERALGRKRLASGWFTRNQHASLGYLPLGVIGVLGAWNNPVFTPMGSIAYAMAAGNTVVFTPHELTTGVGTWLAASWAEVAPDQPVLQAVTGDSRTANALCRAEVDKIAYAGPEAGGREVIALCAQTLTPVVVENSGKGSMIVHVDAVLDAAAEAAVYGAMANAGQNSSGIQRCYVADSVFDDFLARVAERAATLRPGADNRAAYGPMINAAQVDVVRRQVRDAIARGGHAVLGGLDSFRDPYVEPIVLAEVPEESIAITGEGIGPVLVVNRVADLADAVARVNAAGNGIAVTVFTRDIASAEFIAEQLRVGVVTVNSSTAFTGIPALPFGGIGEYGQGHSHGQQGLYEFSRTMSIARRRYRAPVRLSTFDRHPRHVHTAKAFFRLRHGRG
- a CDS encoding ATP-binding cassette domain-containing protein, which translates into the protein MPSSISVDSPVGGVASRDEPAVLVSDVHKSFGDVQALQGISFRAERASVLGILGPNGAGKTTTVKILSTLLRPDSGTAIVAGHNVVSDGAGVRRAIMMTGQYAALDENLTGRENLELFGRLMGLTKSAARKRAEVLLEEFDLVSAGKRAVRNYSGGMRRRVDIACGLVVRPEVVFLDEPTTGLDPRSRQGVWDLVTALKNQGITVLLTTQYLEEADVLSDNIIVIDKGTVIAEGTADQLKAKTGGSYCEIVPLDPSRLRATVQALGELVPAAVAADLGGADKLSIPAPDGAATLAEALRRLDNAGIDLADIALRRPSLDDVFLSITGHSGGHQ
- a CDS encoding ABC transporter permease is translated as MSVSAPAATTLFAELPVVHPSSFAQWRALTGRIVRTMATKGELYVAVLTPLVVTAAFYLPLRYVMQFQGIDYAQYVMPIIVLQTMAMTMMSNAQLAAFEALTGLSARLQTMPIGSLVPLLSRVSAGIVRSVVSLIATVGYGYLIGFRFTGGWEQALVFCGFALAVGVVLTLGADALGSLTKNPEALSQALTLPILIFGMLSTGFVPEDAFPTWARAFARNQPISQFAQTLSDMAVGHLSWAGSWVSLVWLGGAAMLFLPLAVWASVRRS
- a CDS encoding ABC transporter permease, whose protein sequence is MTTTTMDTAAQLPVVHTKPESSVSVWFTHSLLQCKRLLMVWLRDPATTIQIIAYPAVTLLMFRIVLGNYITAYSGMPAIYGQAALLTLIAAMTGAVVSALGFKREKATGLLSRFYTMPVNKASLLTGRLLAEMLRILITTVIVLLVAVPLGFLFMENPLTNIALICVPVLFGIGFAVMVTALATITEGVMLISLIGILNTLLMFFNTGFVPIAAYPTWLQAIVENQPMSCAIEAMKGLSYGGPVAEPLLKTVAWTVAMIAVFAYPAIRGYKRAAETA